A portion of the Micromonospora vinacea genome contains these proteins:
- a CDS encoding DUF2470 domain-containing protein: MRPNSAEIVRTLVAGRLPGLVHLAHRPGPHHARHVTDSDGRVLLLVPVASHLAAALQPAAGGSDVAVVLDVLDLPPAAGAPGLGRAWVSGWAAELRGDEARQAAVDFAAVEPTGDLLDLGTRFRLVRFEVVEVRWERAGVVHRIDPVEYAEAEPDPVHPVEARLLADLAECHGAQVADYLRRQLGLTEQAPDGPPRVVRIDRYGLVVALGRPGARRRVRLAFPGPVTDPADLPRLLPPLRLTADARPPR; the protein is encoded by the coding sequence ATGCGGCCCAACTCCGCCGAGATCGTCCGTACCCTCGTCGCCGGCCGCCTGCCCGGCCTCGTGCACCTGGCCCACCGGCCGGGCCCGCACCACGCCCGGCACGTCACCGACTCGGACGGGCGGGTGCTGCTGCTGGTGCCGGTGGCCAGCCACCTGGCCGCCGCCCTGCAACCGGCCGCCGGGGGCAGCGACGTCGCGGTGGTCCTCGACGTGCTCGACCTGCCGCCCGCCGCAGGCGCGCCCGGCCTGGGTCGCGCCTGGGTGTCCGGCTGGGCGGCCGAGCTGCGCGGCGACGAGGCCCGCCAGGCGGCTGTCGACTTCGCCGCGGTGGAGCCGACCGGCGACCTGCTCGACCTGGGCACCCGGTTCCGGTTGGTCCGCTTCGAGGTGGTCGAGGTCCGCTGGGAGCGGGCCGGCGTCGTGCACCGGATCGACCCGGTGGAGTACGCCGAGGCCGAGCCGGACCCGGTGCACCCGGTCGAGGCCCGCCTGCTCGCCGACCTCGCCGAGTGCCACGGCGCCCAGGTGGCCGATTACCTGCGCCGGCAACTCGGGCTGACCGAGCAGGCGCCGGACGGGCCGCCCCGGGTGGTGCGCATCGACCGCTACGGGCTGGTGGTGGCCCTCGGCCGACCCGGCGCCCGGCGTCGGGTCCGGCTGGCCTTCCCCGGCCCGGTAACGGACCCGGCCGACCTGCCCCGGCTGCTGCCGCCGCTGCGCCTCACGGCCGACGCCCGCCCGCCGCGCTGA